A stretch of the Vigna radiata var. radiata cultivar VC1973A chromosome 7, Vradiata_ver6, whole genome shotgun sequence genome encodes the following:
- the LOC106768357 gene encoding lon protease homolog 2, peroxisomal, which translates to MAESVELPSRLAILPFKNKVLLPGAIIRIRCTSPTSVKLVEQELWQREEKGLIGILPVRDAAEIKPVGPTVSEGTDSANQNTRVQGGSSDSHKLDTKKQNDVVHWHNRGVAARPLHLSRGVEKPSGRVTYTVVLEGLCRFRVQELSTRGIYHTARITSLEMTKTELEQVEQDPDFIMLSRQFKATAMELISVLELKQKTGGRTKVLLDNVPVHKLADIFVASFEISFEEQLSMLDSVDPKVRLSKATELVDRHLQSIRVAEKITQKVEGQLSKSQKEFLLRQQMRAIKEELGDNDDDEDDLAALERKMQSARMPQNIWKHAHRELRRLKKMQPQQPGYNSSRVYLELLADLPWQKASEEIELDLKAAQKRLDSDHYGLVKVKQRIIEYLAVRKLKPDARGPVLCFVGPPGVGKTSLASSIAAALGRKFVRISLGGVKDEADIRGHRRTYVGSMPGRLIDGLKRVGVCNPVMLLDEVDKTGSDIRGDPASALLEVLDPEQNKSFNDHYLNVPFDLSKVVFVATANRLQPIPPPLRDRMEVIELPGYTPEEKLHIAMQHLIPRVLDQHGLSSEFLQIPEAMVKLVIHRYTREAGVRNLERNIAALARAAAVRVLEQEQVVPLNKGMQGLTTPLVENRLADGTEVEMEVIPIGVNSRDITNTFRIASPLVVDEPMLEKVLGPPRFDGSEAAERVATPGVSVGLVWTAFGGEVQFVEATAMVGKGELHLTGQLGDVIKESAQIALTWVRARATDLRLAAEEGFSLLEGRDVHIHFPAGAVPKDGPSAGVTLVTALVSLFSQQRVRSDTAMTGEMTLRGLVLPVGGVKDKILAAHRYGIKRVILPERNLKDLVEVPSSVLANLEILLAKRVEDVLEHAFDGGCPWRQHSKL; encoded by the exons ATGGCCGAATCGGTGGAGCTGCCGAGTCGCTTGGCGATTCTCCCTTTCAAGAACAAGGTTCTCTTACCCGGCGCCATCATCAGAATCCGCTGCACTTCCCCTACCAG TGTGAAGTTGGTGGAACAAGAGCTTTGGCAGCGAGAAGAGAAGGGGTTGATTGGCATCCTGCCAGTGCGTGATGCTGCTGAAATTAAGCCAGTAGGTCCTACTGTATCTGAAG GCACTGATTCTGCAAATCAAAACACAAGAGTTCAAGGTGGTTCATCGGATTCTCATAAGCTTGACACAAAAAAGCAGAATGATGTTGTTCATTGGCACAATAG GGGAGTAGCTGCCCGACCCTTACATTTATCAAGGGGAGTGGAGAAACCAAGTGGGAGGGTTACATACACAGTTGTTCTTGAAGGTTTATGCAGATTTAGAGTACAGGAACTGAGCACAAGAGGAATATACCATACTGCAAGGATAACTTCCCTTGAAATGACTAAGACTG AGCTGGAACAAGTGGAGCAAGACCCAGATTTCATAATGTTGTCTCGCCAATTCAAAGCTACTGCTATGGAACTTATTTCTGTTTTGGAGCTG AAACAAAAAACTGGTGGAAGGACTAAAGTCCTTTTGGATAACGTTCCAGTTCACAAGTTGGCTGATATATTTGTTGCTAGTTTTGAGATAAGTTTTGAAGAACAATTATCTATGCTGGACTCAGTTGACCCCAAAGTGAGGCTTTCAAAAGCAACTGAGTTAGTTGACAGGCATTTACAG TCAATTCGTGTGGCTGAGAAAATTACTCAAAAGGTTGAAGGACAATTGTCAAAATCTCAGAAAGAATTTCTTTTGCGCCAGCAG aTGAGGGCCATAAAAGAGGAGCTTggtgataatgatgatgatgaggatgaccTGGCTgctcttgaaagaaaaatgcaaagtGCAAGAATGCCACAGAATATATGGAAACATGCGCACAGAGAGTTAAG GAGGCTTAAAAAAATGCAGCCACAGCAACCAGGGTATAACAGTTCAAGAGTTTACCTAGAGCTTCTTGCTGATCTGCCCTGGCAGAAAGCTAGTGAAGAGATTGAACTGGACTTAAAAGCTGCACAGAAGCGACTTGATAGTGATCACTATGGTTTAGTGAAGGTTAAGCAAAGGATAATTGAATACCTGGCTGTTCGCAAG CTTAAACCAGATGCAAGGGGTCCTGTGTTGTGCTTTGTTGGGCCACCAGGTGTTGGGAAAACATCTTTGGCATCTTCTATTGCTGCTGCTTTGGGAAGAAAATTTGTGCGCATATCCCTTGGTGGAGTCAAGGATGAGGCTGATATTAGAGGACATAGGAGAACATATGTTGGAAGCATGCCTGGGCGGCTCATAGATGGATTAAAG AGAGTAGGTGTGTGCAATCCTGTCATGTTGCTTGATGAAGTTGACAAGACAGGCTCTGATATTCGTGGAGATCCAGCTTCAGCATTGCTAGAGGTTCTTGATCCAGaacaaaataaatcattcaACGATCA CTATTTGAATGTTCCATTTGATCTATCCAAGGTAGTCTTTGTGGCTACGGCAAATAGGTTGCAACCCATTCCTCCACCACTTCGTGATAGGATGGAAGTAATTGAGCTTCCTGGATACACACCTGAGGAAAAGCTCCACATAGCCATGCAGCATTTGATTCCAAGAGTTTTAGACCAACATGGATTGAGTTCTGAGTTTCTTCAGATTCCAGAG GCAATGGTGAAGCTCGTCATTCACAGATATACTAGGGAAGCTGGTGTGAGAAATTTGGAAAGGAATATAGCTGCCTTGGCTCGAGCTGCTGCAGTACGAGTTTTAGAGCAAGAACAAGTAGTTCCATTAAACAAAGGGATGCAAGGACTTACTACACCACTGGTGGAAAACAGACTGGCTGACGGGACTGAAGTTGAGATGGAAGTGATACCTATTGGTGTCAATAGTCGGGACATCACAAACACATTCAGGATTGCCTCTCCATTGGTTGTGGACGAACCTATGCTTGAAAAAGTGCTTGGG CCCCCAAGATTTGATGGTAGTGAGGCTGCTGAACGTGTGGCTACCCCTGGGGTCTCTGTTGGGCTAGTTTGGACTGCCTTTGGCGGGGAAGTTCAGTTTGTGGAGGCTACAGCAATGGTTGGGAAGGGTGAACTGCATCTTACTGGACAGCTTGGTGATGTAATAAAAGAATCAGCCCAGATTGCTCTAACATGG GTAAGGGCAAGGGCAACTGATCTTAGGCTGGCTGCTGAGGAGGGATTTAGTCTTTTGGAAGGTCGTGATGTACACATACATTTTCCAGCAGGTGCTGTACCTAAAGATGGGCCCTCAGCAGGTGTGACTTTGGTCACGGCATTAGTATCACTTTTCAGTCAGCAAAGGGTGAGATCAGACACGGCTATGACTGGAGAGATGACATTGAGAGGTCTAGTCCTACCCGTTGGTGGTGTCAAGGA